A genomic window from Streptomyces sp. MST-110588 includes:
- the glnA gene encoding type I glutamate--ammonia ligase: MFHNADEAKKFIADEDVKFVDVRFCDLPGVMQHFTVPAQAFDPAEELAFDGSSIRGFQAIHESDMALRADLSTARVDPFRRDKTLNINFFIHDPITGEQYSRDPRNVAKKAEAYLASTGIADTAFFGPEAEFYVFDNVRFETAANRSVYEIDSEAGAWNTGSEDNNRGYKVRYKGGYFPAPPVDHFADLRAEISLELDKAGLQVERQHHEVGTAGQAEINYKFNTLLAAADDLMLFKYIVKNVAWRNGKTATFMPKPIFGDNGSGMHVHQSLWSGGEPLFYDEQGYAGLSDTARYYIGGILKHAPSLLAFTNPTVNSYHRLVPGFEAPVNLVYSQRNRSAAMRIPITGSNPKAKRVEFRAPDPSSNPYLAFSALLLAGLDGVKNKIEPAEPIDKDLYELAPEEHAGVPQVPTSLPAVLDALEADNEYLQQGGVFTSDLIETWIDYKRTNEIAPIQLRPHPHEFELYYDI, encoded by the coding sequence ATGTTCCACAACGCCGACGAGGCCAAGAAGTTCATCGCGGACGAGGACGTCAAGTTCGTCGACGTCCGCTTCTGCGACCTGCCCGGGGTGATGCAGCACTTCACGGTGCCGGCTCAGGCGTTCGACCCGGCGGAGGAGCTGGCGTTCGACGGCTCCTCGATCCGCGGCTTCCAGGCCATCCACGAGTCCGACATGGCCCTGCGCGCCGATCTGTCCACCGCCCGCGTGGACCCGTTCCGCCGCGACAAGACCCTCAACATCAACTTCTTCATCCACGACCCGATCACCGGCGAGCAGTACAGCCGTGACCCGCGCAACGTGGCCAAGAAGGCCGAGGCCTACCTCGCCTCCACCGGCATCGCCGACACCGCGTTCTTCGGCCCGGAGGCGGAGTTCTACGTCTTCGACAACGTCCGCTTCGAGACGGCCGCGAACCGCTCGGTGTACGAGATCGACTCCGAGGCCGGCGCCTGGAACACCGGCTCCGAGGACAACAACCGCGGCTACAAGGTCCGCTACAAGGGCGGCTACTTCCCGGCCCCGCCGGTCGACCACTTCGCCGACCTGCGCGCCGAGATCTCCCTCGAACTGGACAAGGCCGGCCTCCAGGTCGAGCGCCAGCACCACGAGGTGGGCACGGCCGGCCAGGCGGAGATCAACTACAAGTTCAACACCCTCCTCGCCGCCGCCGACGACCTGATGCTCTTCAAGTACATCGTGAAGAACGTCGCCTGGCGCAACGGCAAGACCGCGACCTTCATGCCCAAGCCGATCTTCGGCGACAACGGCTCCGGCATGCACGTCCACCAGTCCCTGTGGTCCGGCGGCGAGCCCCTCTTCTACGACGAGCAGGGCTACGCGGGCCTCTCGGACACCGCCCGCTACTACATCGGCGGCATCCTCAAGCACGCCCCCTCCCTCCTGGCCTTCACCAACCCGACGGTGAACTCCTACCACCGCCTGGTCCCCGGCTTCGAGGCCCCGGTCAACCTGGTCTACTCCCAGCGCAACCGCTCCGCCGCCATGCGCATCCCGATCACCGGCTCCAACCCGAAGGCCAAGCGCGTCGAGTTCCGCGCCCCCGACCCGTCCTCCAACCCCTACCTGGCCTTCTCCGCCCTCCTCCTGGCCGGCCTGGACGGCGTCAAGAACAAGATCGAGCCCGCCGAGCCGATCGACAAGGACCTCTACGAACTCGCCCCCGAAGAGCACGCCGGCGTCCCCCAGGTCCCCACCTCCCTCCCCGCCGTCCTCGACGCCCTCGAAGCTGACAACGAGTACCTCCAGCAGGGCGGCGTCTTCACCTCCGACCTGATCGAAACCTGGATCGACTACAAGCGCACCAACGAAATCGCCCCCATCCAGCTCCGCCCCCACCCCCACGAGTTCGAGCTGTACTACGACATCTAA
- a CDS encoding RDD family protein — MDNRQAIGSWISGPRAAAEDMGVEFGYRGQRLGLPEEGPGSIARPGRRFAALFIDWALCMLIAYGLLSGGKAQAASNWALVVFAVLSLLTVGTVGFTPGKRLVGLRVVAEDGGRLSLPRVMVRTVLLVLIIPAVIWDQDGRGLHDRLARAVQVRI; from the coding sequence GTGGACAACAGGCAAGCAATCGGATCGTGGATCTCCGGGCCCCGTGCGGCAGCCGAGGACATGGGCGTCGAGTTCGGGTACCGCGGGCAGCGGCTGGGGCTGCCGGAGGAGGGACCGGGCTCGATCGCGCGTCCGGGCCGTCGCTTCGCGGCCCTCTTCATCGACTGGGCACTGTGCATGCTCATCGCGTACGGGCTGCTCAGCGGCGGCAAGGCGCAGGCGGCGAGCAACTGGGCACTGGTCGTCTTCGCCGTCCTGAGCCTGCTGACCGTCGGAACGGTCGGTTTCACGCCGGGTAAGCGGCTGGTGGGCCTGCGGGTGGTCGCGGAGGACGGTGGCCGGCTGTCGCTGCCGCGCGTCATGGTGCGTACGGTCCTGCTCGTACTGATCATTCCGGCCGTCATCTGGGACCAGGACGGCCGCGGGCTGCACGACCGCCTCGCCCGCGCCGTGCAGGTCCGGATCTGA
- a CDS encoding DUF4191 domain-containing protein: MARKENADSTANPGRLKQIALTYKMTRRVDSKVGLVVAGVGIVVFGVLLALGFLIDHPVFAGILGFVLAFLAMAIVFGRRAERAAFGQMEGQPGAAAAVLENVGRGWTITPAVAMNRNQDVVHRAVGKAGIVLVGEGNPNRLRGLLGAEKKRMARTVADAPVHDIVVGDGEGQVPLKKLRTTLLKLPRVLPGAQVTAVNDRLRALGDLMSNMPVPKGPMPKGMRMPKGGGKMR, encoded by the coding sequence ATGGCGAGGAAGGAAAACGCAGACAGTACTGCGAACCCCGGGCGGCTGAAGCAGATCGCCCTGACCTACAAGATGACCCGTCGGGTCGACTCCAAGGTCGGTCTTGTCGTCGCCGGTGTGGGCATCGTCGTGTTCGGCGTTCTCCTCGCCCTCGGCTTCCTGATCGACCACCCCGTTTTCGCGGGCATCCTGGGCTTCGTGCTGGCCTTCCTCGCGATGGCGATCGTCTTCGGGCGACGCGCCGAGCGGGCCGCCTTCGGGCAGATGGAGGGCCAGCCGGGTGCGGCGGCAGCGGTGCTGGAGAACGTCGGCCGCGGCTGGACGATCACTCCGGCGGTCGCGATGAACCGCAACCAGGACGTGGTGCACCGGGCCGTCGGCAAGGCCGGCATCGTGCTGGTCGGCGAGGGCAACCCCAATCGGCTGCGTGGCCTGCTGGGCGCCGAGAAGAAGCGGATGGCCCGTACGGTCGCCGACGCGCCGGTCCACGACATCGTCGTGGGCGACGGCGAGGGCCAGGTGCCGCTGAAGAAGCTCCGTACGACGCTGCTGAAGCTGCCGCGCGTACTGCCCGGCGCCCAGGTCACGGCCGTCAACGACCGGCTGCGGGCGCTCGGCGACCTGATGAGCAACATGCCGGTGCCAAAGGGACCGATGCCCAAGGGCATGCGCATGCCCAAGGGCGGCGGCAAGATGCGCTGA